From a single Populus trichocarpa isolate Nisqually-1 chromosome 17, P.trichocarpa_v4.1, whole genome shotgun sequence genomic region:
- the LOC7472543 gene encoding transcription initiation factor TFIID subunit 1 isoform X3 — protein sequence MLSARKNYVMQFLMLYYDAKAEDAVDYEDFDEQYEGPEIQGVSEEDYLLSKKNYILSESTLQPPTSDNEDYDEDVEEELEKEPVVSDKILEFQTASLTGQQDVGVVSGVGVEKSSQDDVELGSMDSESSDAKSEDIHEEEADHVKGPLDGKGPSPLPILFIEDGMEILKFSEIFSIHEPLKKGQKRDHRYSIFKEKYTSMDASDIVEEDEEVFLKDSGQLFPSHLLVNQHDISILSEDAAELARFGTVHGAIKTSVQIEEQRKNSYLSAEPMNEEVEWKSPVHSKFYPLDQQDWEERILWDNSPAISDNSVESFDLSGPDTGSSFIRESEQVTSPQNLCSELPVELNENTSNFLRNRSSVLLESFGSEDSSEPGNLPFSESRCHPQLLRLESQMEVDSSSHVDDRRENNSAELHESDAVRRFSKLTLQNRDLMEGSWLDNIIWEPNETNIKPKLILDLQDKQMLFEILDHRDSKHLQLHAGAMIITRTLKQRVSHELLGHGNRSGWQFNIANDKFYMNRKISQQLQSNSNKRTAYGIKIHHSAPAIKLQTMKLKLSNKDLANFHRPKALWYPHDHEVAVKERGKLPTVGPMKIILKSLGGKGSKVHVDAEETVSSVKAKASKKLDFKPSETVKIFYLRKELEDHMSLAAQNVQPNSLLHLVRTKIHLWPRAQKIPGENKSLRPPGAFKKKSDLSVKDGHIFLMEYCEERPLLLSNVGMGANLRTYYQKSSPGDQTGISLRNEKRSLGNVVILEQTDKSPFLGDIKAGCSQSSLETNMYKAPIFPHKVPPTDYLLVRSAKGKLCLRRIDRVAVIGQQEPLMEVLAPASKNLQAYIINRLLLYLYRELRAAEKRGTPPWIRADELSALFPSIPETILRKKLKECAVLRFAQCIALHGMFNMQKDANGHLFWAKKRDFIIPSEEELKKMVLPENVCAYESMQAGLYRLKHLGITKLTLPASVSTAMSQLPDEAIALAAASHIERELQITPWSLSSNFVACTNQDRANIERLEITGVGDPSGRGLGFSYVRAAPKAPMSNAMMKKKAGAGRGGSTVTGTDADLRRLSMEAAREVLLKFNVPDEQIAKQTRWHRIAMIRKLSSEQASCGVKVDPTTISKYARGQRMSFLQLQQQTREKCQEIWDRQVQSLSALDGDEIESDSEANSDLDSFAGDLENLLDAEEFEGDESNYESKHDKGDCVKGIKMRRRPSQAQAEEEFEDEAAEAAELCRLLMDDDEAGQKKKKKIKTGGLNAVLAPKKPSFVDNVHRGKKMNKTQPSGSYTPKENSIRDSKEVETLFMKGKASEKVNTVKKNVGISNTPPLKAKVIMADGLNHIFKEKKSAREKFVCGACGQLGHMKTNKNCPKYGKEPETPVETTDLEKASRKSTSQDLLNVSQHKLQKKRMVSKSATKVEVSEGEKSSLAKSLPVKFKCGSTEKFSDKPADGAADHSDQPTTSDVRPVSSDIDTGSRSTAKVNKIKIFNKAKPENIQVESHKPSIVIRPPMDIERSQIESHKPSIVIRPPTYRDRNHVDPHKPSIVIRPPAEKDREKTQKKIVIKQSKEIIDPDRVSQDGRTGREHRKTKKIAELSSFEKHGKTMHFSRESAKRKAEDRSWWEEEEKRRTAERLREERARRIYAEEMRSLEEQEKLADIKRYTETIRWDWDEEERQKAKKKKKKMKMKKPEISDDYLDDYRGARNGRRMPERDRGAKRRPVVDVGTYGADYTPATKRRRVGEVGLANILEGIVDALKDRVEVSYLFLKPVPKKEAPDYLDIIKRPMDLSTIRDKARKMEYKDRNEFRHDMWQIAYNAHVYNDGRNPGIPPLADQLLELCDYLLMEKQESLSEAEAGI from the exons ATGTTGTCTGCCAGGAAAAACTATGTCATGCAGTTTTTGATGTTGT ATTATGATGCAAAGGCTGAAGATGCAGTTGATTACGAAGACTTTGATGAACAATACGAGGGGCCTGAGATTCAAGGTGTTAGTGAGGAGGACTACTTGTTgtcaaaaaagaattatattttgtctGAATCCACATTGCAGCCTCCTACATCCGACAATGAAGATTATGATGAGGATGTGGAAGAGGAACTTGAAAAGGAACCTGTGGTTTCGgataaaattcttgaatttcAAACTGCCTCTCTAACAG GTCAGCAAGATGTTGGAGTAGTTTCAGGAGTAGGAGTAGAGAAGTCTTCTCAGGATGATGTAGAACTTGGTTCCATGGATTCTGAAAGTTCTGATGCTAAATCGGAAGATATTCATGAG GAGGAAGCTGATCATGTCAAGGGGCCTCTAGATGGTAAAGGTCCCAGTCCACTTCCTATTTTGTTTATAGAAGATGGGATGGAGATCTTAAAGTTTTCTGAAATATTTTCTATCCATGAACCTTTGAAGAAAGGACAAAAAAGAGATCACAGATATTCCATTTTCAAAG AGAAGTATACATCTATGGATGCTTCTGATATCGTTGAAGAGGATGAAGAGGTGTTTTTAAAGGACTCTGGTCAACTGTTTCCATCACATTTGCTTGTAAATCAACATGACATCTCAATCTTGAGCGAAGATGCTGCAGAATTAGCAAGATTTGGAACTGTTCATGGAGCTATTAAAACGTCTGTTCAAATTGAGGAACAAAGAAAGAACTCTTATCTTAGTGCTGAACCAATGAACGAGGAAGTGGAATGGAAGTCTCCAGTGCATTCAAAATTCTACCCCCTTGATCAGCAAGACTGGGAAGAGAGAATTCTTTGGGACAATTCCCCAGCTATCAGTGACAACTCTGTAGAGAGTTTTGATCTCTCGGGACCTGACACTGGATCTTCATTTATTAGGGAAAGTGAACAAGTGACTAGTCCACAAAATCTTTGTTCGGAGCTCCCAGTGGAGTTAAATGAGAACACCAGTAACTTTCTTCGGAACAGGTCTTCTGTTCTCTTGGAGTCCTTTGGCTCAGAAGACTCTTCAGAACCTGGAAATCTTCCATTCTCAGAAAGCAGATGCCATCCACAACTTCTGAGATTGGAATCTCAGATGGAAGTGGATAGCTCTAGTCATGTTGATGATAGAAGAGAGAATAATAGTGCGGAGCTTCATGAAAGTGATGCTGTAAGGCGTTTCAGCAAGCTCACATTGCAAAATAGAGATTTGATGGAAGGATCTTGGTTAGATAATATAATATGGGAACCAAATGAAACTAACATAAAGCCTAAGCTGATTCTTGATCTTCAAGATAAGCAGATGCTCTTTGAAATTTTGGATCACAGGGATAGTAAGCATCTTCAACTTCACGCAGGGGCAATGATCATAACTCGAACCCTAAAGCAAAGGGTTTCTCATGAGCTACTAGGCCATGGAAATCGATCTGGTTGGCAATTCAACATTGCTAATGACAAGTTCTACATGAACAGGAAAATTTCTCAGcaattgcaatcaaattctaaTAAACGAACTGCATATGGCATTAAAATACATCACTCTGCGCCTGCTATAAAGCTTCAGACAATGAAATTGAAGTTGAGCAA TAAAGATTTAGCTAATTTTCATCGACCAAAAGCTTTATGGTATCCCCATGACCATGAGGTGGCTGTCAAAGAACGAGGGAAGCTACCTACAGTAGGACCaatgaaaattatattaaagaGCTTAGGGGGCAAAGGAAGTAAGGTACATGTGGATGCTGAGGAAACTGTCTCTTCTGTCAAAGCAAAAGCTTCAAAAAAGCTAG atTTCAAGCCATCAGAAACTGtgaagatattttatttgaggAAGGAGCTTGAAGACCACATGTCTCTTGCTGCTCAAAATGTTCAGCCAAACTCCTTGCTTCATCTAGTTCGTACAAAAATTCATTTGTGGCCAAGGGCACAAAAGATTCCAGGTGAAAACAAGTCTCTGCGCCCTCCAGGGGCATTTAAGAAGAAATCTGACCTTTCTGTAAAAGATGGTCACATTTTCCTAATGGA GTATTGTGAGGAAAGACCTTTGTTGTTAAGCAATGTTGGTATGGGTGCTAATCTCCGTACTTACTATCAGAAGTCAAGCCCAGGTGATCAAACTGGCATCTCATTGCGCAATGAAAAAAGAAGCTTGGGTAATGTTGTGATACTGGAGCAGACTGATAAATCCCCTTTCCTTGGAGACATAAAAGCTGGCTGCAGTCAGTCATCTCTTGAAACAAACATGTATAAAGCACCCATATTTCCCCACAAGGTGCCACCTACTGACTATTTGTTGGTTCGTTCTGCAAAAGGAAAGCTTTGTTTAAGACGCATTGACAGGGTTGCTGTCATTGGACAACAG GAGCCCCTGATGGAGGTTTTAGCTCCTGCTTCGAAGAATCTTCAGGCATATATCATAAATAGGTTATTGCTGTATCTTTATCGTGAGCTCCGAGCTGCTGAAAAGCGTGGCACACCTCCTTGGATACGTGCAGATGAGCTATCTGCTCTTTTTCCAAGCATTCCAGAGACCATCTTACGAAAGAAGCTCAAGGAGTGTGCTGTTTTACGG TTTGCCCAATGTATTGCTTTACATGGAATGTTCAACATGCAGAAGGATGCAAATGGACACTTGTTTTGGGCCAAGAAGCGTGATTTCATCATTCCATCTGAAGAGGAATTGAAAAAGATGGTCTTACCAGAGAAT GTCTGTGCTTATGAAAGCATGCAAGCTGGTCTGTATCGTCTTAAACATTTGGGGATTACGAAGCTAACGCTTCCTGCTAGTGTTTCGACTGCAATGAGTCAGCTCCCTGACGAAGCGATAGCTCTGGCTGCTGCATCGCATATTGAGAGGGAACTGCAGATAACTCCATGGAGCCTGAGCAGTAATTTTGTTGCTTGTACAAACCAG GATAGGGCAAACATTGAGCGTCTTGAAATTACTGGTGTTGGTGATCCTTCTGGCCGGGGCTTAGGATTTAGCTATGTTCGTGCTGCTCCAAAGGCACCAATGTCAAATGCAATGATGAAGAAAAAGGCAGGTGCTGGTCGAGGAGGTTCCACTGTTACGGGGACAGATGCAGACTTACGTAGATTGAGCATGGAGGCTGCAAGAGAG GTGCTTCTGAAGTTCAATGTACCTGACGAGCAGATTGCAAAACAGACAAGGTGGCATCGTATTGCCATGATACGCAAGCTATCAAGTGAACAAGCTTCATGTGGGGTCAAGGTTGATCCAACAACTATCAGCAAGTATGCACGTGGCCAACGAATGTCCTTTCTTCAGCTGCAACAACAGACAAGAGAAAAGTGCCAAGAAATTTGGGATCGCCAAGTTCAATCTCTTTCAGCATTGGAtggtgatgaaattgaaagtgatTCTGAAGCAAATAGTGATCTGGATTCCTTTGCCGGAGACCTAGAAAACTTGCTTGATGCAGAGGAATTTGAAGGGGACGAAAGTAATTATGAGTCTAAGCATGACAAAGGAGATTGTGTAAAGGGGATAAAAATGAGAAGACGCCCATCACAAGCTCAGGCAGAAGAAGAATTTGAAGATGAAGCTGCTGAGGCTGCTGAACTATGCAGATTGCTTATGGATG ATGATGAGGCTgggcagaaaaagaaaaagaaaataaaaactggTGGTCTTAATGCAGTATTGGCACCTAAAAAACCAAGTTTTGTTGACAATGTTCACCGGGGtaagaaaatgaacaaaaccCAACCCAGTGGATCATATACGCCTAAAGAGAACAGCATCAGAGACTCAAAGGAG GTAGAAACACTGTTTATGAAAGGGAAAGCATCTGAGAAGGTGAATACAGTGAAAAAGAACGTCGGCATCTCTAACACGCCTCCATTGAAAGCAAAAGTAATAATGGCAGATGGACTTAATCAC attttcaaggaaaagaaatcaGCAAGAGAGAAATTCGTATGTGGAGCATGTGGACAG ctaGGACACATGAAGACCAATAAAAACTGCCCTAAGTATGGAAAGGAGCCTGAAACACCGGTAGAAACTACAGATTTGGAAAAGGCTTCCCGAAAATCCACTTCTCAGGATCTCTTGAATGTGTCCCAGCATAAGTTGCAGAAGAAAAGGATGGTCTCCAAAAGTGCAACCAAAGTTGAAGTTTCCGAGGGTGAGAAATCTAGTTTAGCAAAATCTCTTCCAGTGAAGTTCAAGTGTGGTTCCACGGAGAAATTCTCTGATAAACCTGCTGATGGAGCTGCAGATCATTCCGATCAACCTACAACTTCCGATGTCCGACCAGTCAGTTCTGATATTGATACTGGGAGTAGGTCTACTGCTAAggttaataaaatcaaaatttttaacaaGGCGAAACCTGAAAACATACAGGTTGAATCACATAAGCCCTCTATTGTGATACGACCTCCAATGGATATAGAGAGAAGCCAAATTGAATCACATAAGCCCTCTATTGTTATACGACCGCCAACATACAGAGACAGAAATCATGTTGATCCTCATAAACCCTCCATTGTGATACGTCCACCAGCTGAGAAAGATAGAGAAAAGactcaaaagaaaattgttatCAAACAGTCCAAAGAGATTATTGATCCGGACAGGGTCAGTCAGGATGGAAGAACTGGTCGTGAGCATCGGAAGACTAAAAAAATTGCTGAACTATCCAGTTTTGAGAAGCATGGTAAAACCATGCATTTTTCCAGAGAGTCAGCTAAGAGAAAAGCCGAGGACAGAAGCTGGTGGGAAGaggaggagaagaggagaacTGCTGAGAgactgagagaagagagagcAAGGAGGATTTATGCAGAAGAAATGAGGTCACTTGAAGAACAGGAAAAATTAGCTGACATTAAAAGATACACTGAAACCATCAGATGGGATTGGGATGAAGAAGAACGCCAAAAagctaagaagaagaagaagaagatgaagatgaaaaagCCCGAAATCAGTGATGATTACTTGGATGACTACAGGGGAGCTAGAAATGGCAGAAGGATGCCAGAAAGAGATCGGGGTGCAAAAAGGCGACCTGTTGTTGATGTGGGGACATATGGTGCTGATTATACCCCAGCAACAAAGCGTCGTAGAGTTGGAGAG GTTGGCTTGGCAAACATCTTGGAAGGTATTGTGGATGCCCTTAAAGATAGGGTAGAAGTGTCCTATCTTTTCTTGAAACCTGTCCCCAAGAAGGAGGCTCCTGATTACTTGGACATCATAAAACGCCCCATGGATCTTTCAACTATTAGGGACAAGGCGAGGAAGATGGAATACAAGGATCGAAATGAGTTCAGACACGATATGTGGCAGATTGCCTACAATGCCCATGTATACAACGACGGGCGGAACCCTGGTATTCCTCCTCTTGCAGACCAGCTTTTGGAACTTTGTGATTACCTGTTGATGGAGAAACAGGAGAGCTTATCTGAAGCTGAAGCTGGTATTTGA
- the LOC7472543 gene encoding transcription initiation factor TFIID subunit 1 isoform X4, with protein MVNKIWQGEEADHVKGPLDGKGPSPLPILFIEDGMEILKFSEIFSIHEPLKKGQKRDHRYSIFKEKYTSMDASDIVEEDEEVFLKDSGQLFPSHLLVNQHDISILSEDAAELARFGTVHGAIKTSVQIEEQRKNSYLSAEPMNEEVEWKSPVHSKFYPLDQQDWEERILWDNSPAISDNSVESFDLSGPDTGSSFIRESEQVTSPQNLCSELPVELNENTSNFLRNRSSVLLESFGSEDSSEPGNLPFSESRCHPQLLRLESQMEVDSSSHVDDRRENNSAELHESDAVRRFSKLTLQNRDLMEGSWLDNIIWEPNETNIKPKLILDLQDKQMLFEILDHRDSKHLQLHAGAMIITRTLKQRVSHELLGHGNRSGWQFNIANDKFYMNRKISQQLQSNSNKRTAYGIKIHHSAPAIKLQTMKLKLSNKDLANFHRPKALWYPHDHEVAVKERGKLPTVGPMKIILKSLGGKGSKVHVDAEETVSSVKAKASKKLDFKPSETVKIFYLRKELEDHMSLAAQNVQPNSLLHLVRTKIHLWPRAQKIPGENKSLRPPGAFKKKSDLSVKDGHIFLMEYCEERPLLLSNVGMGANLRTYYQKSSPGDQTGISLRNEKRSLGNVVILEQTDKSPFLGDIKAGCSQSSLETNMYKAPIFPHKVPPTDYLLVRSAKGKLCLRRIDRVAVIGQQEPLMEVLAPASKNLQAYIINRLLLYLYRELRAAEKRGTPPWIRADELSALFPSIPETILRKKLKECAVLRFAQCIALHGMFNMQKDANGHLFWAKKRDFIIPSEEELKKMVLPENVCAYESMQAGLYRLKHLGITKLTLPASVSTAMSQLPDEAIALAAASHIERELQITPWSLSSNFVACTNQDRANIERLEITGVGDPSGRGLGFSYVRAAPKAPMSNAMMKKKAGAGRGGSTVTGTDADLRRLSMEAAREVLLKFNVPDEQIAKQTRWHRIAMIRKLSSEQASCGVKVDPTTISKYARGQRMSFLQLQQQTREKCQEIWDRQVQSLSALDGDEIESDSEANSDLDSFAGDLENLLDAEEFEGDESNYESKHDKGDCVKGIKMRRRPSQAQAEEEFEDEAAEAAELCRLLMDDDEAGQKKKKKIKTGGLNAVLAPKKPSFVDNVHRGKKMNKTQPSGSYTPKENSIRDSKEVETLFMKGKASEKVNTVKKNVGISNTPPLKAKVIMADGLNHIFKEKKSAREKFVCGACGQLGHMKTNKNCPKYGKEPETPVETTDLEKASRKSTSQDLLNVSQHKLQKKRMVSKSATKVEVSEGEKSSLAKSLPVKFKCGSTEKFSDKPADGAADHSDQPTTSDVRPVSSDIDTGSRSTAKVNKIKIFNKAKPENIQVESHKPSIVIRPPMDIERSQIESHKPSIVIRPPTYRDRNHVDPHKPSIVIRPPAEKDREKTQKKIVIKQSKEIIDPDRVSQDGRTGREHRKTKKIAELSSFEKHGKTMHFSRESAKRKAEDRSWWEEEEKRRTAERLREERARRIYAEEMRSLEEQEKLADIKRYTETIRWDWDEEERQKAKKKKKKMKMKKPEISDDYLDDYRGARNGRRMPERDRGAKRRPVVDVGTYGADYTPATKRRRVGEVGLANILEGIVDALKDRVEVSYLFLKPVPKKEAPDYLDIIKRPMDLSTIRDKARKMEYKDRNEFRHDMWQIAYNAHVYNDGRNPGIPPLADQLLELCDYLLMEKQESLSEAEAGI; from the exons ATGGTCAATAAAATATGGCAAGGT GAGGAAGCTGATCATGTCAAGGGGCCTCTAGATGGTAAAGGTCCCAGTCCACTTCCTATTTTGTTTATAGAAGATGGGATGGAGATCTTAAAGTTTTCTGAAATATTTTCTATCCATGAACCTTTGAAGAAAGGACAAAAAAGAGATCACAGATATTCCATTTTCAAAG AGAAGTATACATCTATGGATGCTTCTGATATCGTTGAAGAGGATGAAGAGGTGTTTTTAAAGGACTCTGGTCAACTGTTTCCATCACATTTGCTTGTAAATCAACATGACATCTCAATCTTGAGCGAAGATGCTGCAGAATTAGCAAGATTTGGAACTGTTCATGGAGCTATTAAAACGTCTGTTCAAATTGAGGAACAAAGAAAGAACTCTTATCTTAGTGCTGAACCAATGAACGAGGAAGTGGAATGGAAGTCTCCAGTGCATTCAAAATTCTACCCCCTTGATCAGCAAGACTGGGAAGAGAGAATTCTTTGGGACAATTCCCCAGCTATCAGTGACAACTCTGTAGAGAGTTTTGATCTCTCGGGACCTGACACTGGATCTTCATTTATTAGGGAAAGTGAACAAGTGACTAGTCCACAAAATCTTTGTTCGGAGCTCCCAGTGGAGTTAAATGAGAACACCAGTAACTTTCTTCGGAACAGGTCTTCTGTTCTCTTGGAGTCCTTTGGCTCAGAAGACTCTTCAGAACCTGGAAATCTTCCATTCTCAGAAAGCAGATGCCATCCACAACTTCTGAGATTGGAATCTCAGATGGAAGTGGATAGCTCTAGTCATGTTGATGATAGAAGAGAGAATAATAGTGCGGAGCTTCATGAAAGTGATGCTGTAAGGCGTTTCAGCAAGCTCACATTGCAAAATAGAGATTTGATGGAAGGATCTTGGTTAGATAATATAATATGGGAACCAAATGAAACTAACATAAAGCCTAAGCTGATTCTTGATCTTCAAGATAAGCAGATGCTCTTTGAAATTTTGGATCACAGGGATAGTAAGCATCTTCAACTTCACGCAGGGGCAATGATCATAACTCGAACCCTAAAGCAAAGGGTTTCTCATGAGCTACTAGGCCATGGAAATCGATCTGGTTGGCAATTCAACATTGCTAATGACAAGTTCTACATGAACAGGAAAATTTCTCAGcaattgcaatcaaattctaaTAAACGAACTGCATATGGCATTAAAATACATCACTCTGCGCCTGCTATAAAGCTTCAGACAATGAAATTGAAGTTGAGCAA TAAAGATTTAGCTAATTTTCATCGACCAAAAGCTTTATGGTATCCCCATGACCATGAGGTGGCTGTCAAAGAACGAGGGAAGCTACCTACAGTAGGACCaatgaaaattatattaaagaGCTTAGGGGGCAAAGGAAGTAAGGTACATGTGGATGCTGAGGAAACTGTCTCTTCTGTCAAAGCAAAAGCTTCAAAAAAGCTAG atTTCAAGCCATCAGAAACTGtgaagatattttatttgaggAAGGAGCTTGAAGACCACATGTCTCTTGCTGCTCAAAATGTTCAGCCAAACTCCTTGCTTCATCTAGTTCGTACAAAAATTCATTTGTGGCCAAGGGCACAAAAGATTCCAGGTGAAAACAAGTCTCTGCGCCCTCCAGGGGCATTTAAGAAGAAATCTGACCTTTCTGTAAAAGATGGTCACATTTTCCTAATGGA GTATTGTGAGGAAAGACCTTTGTTGTTAAGCAATGTTGGTATGGGTGCTAATCTCCGTACTTACTATCAGAAGTCAAGCCCAGGTGATCAAACTGGCATCTCATTGCGCAATGAAAAAAGAAGCTTGGGTAATGTTGTGATACTGGAGCAGACTGATAAATCCCCTTTCCTTGGAGACATAAAAGCTGGCTGCAGTCAGTCATCTCTTGAAACAAACATGTATAAAGCACCCATATTTCCCCACAAGGTGCCACCTACTGACTATTTGTTGGTTCGTTCTGCAAAAGGAAAGCTTTGTTTAAGACGCATTGACAGGGTTGCTGTCATTGGACAACAG GAGCCCCTGATGGAGGTTTTAGCTCCTGCTTCGAAGAATCTTCAGGCATATATCATAAATAGGTTATTGCTGTATCTTTATCGTGAGCTCCGAGCTGCTGAAAAGCGTGGCACACCTCCTTGGATACGTGCAGATGAGCTATCTGCTCTTTTTCCAAGCATTCCAGAGACCATCTTACGAAAGAAGCTCAAGGAGTGTGCTGTTTTACGG TTTGCCCAATGTATTGCTTTACATGGAATGTTCAACATGCAGAAGGATGCAAATGGACACTTGTTTTGGGCCAAGAAGCGTGATTTCATCATTCCATCTGAAGAGGAATTGAAAAAGATGGTCTTACCAGAGAAT GTCTGTGCTTATGAAAGCATGCAAGCTGGTCTGTATCGTCTTAAACATTTGGGGATTACGAAGCTAACGCTTCCTGCTAGTGTTTCGACTGCAATGAGTCAGCTCCCTGACGAAGCGATAGCTCTGGCTGCTGCATCGCATATTGAGAGGGAACTGCAGATAACTCCATGGAGCCTGAGCAGTAATTTTGTTGCTTGTACAAACCAG GATAGGGCAAACATTGAGCGTCTTGAAATTACTGGTGTTGGTGATCCTTCTGGCCGGGGCTTAGGATTTAGCTATGTTCGTGCTGCTCCAAAGGCACCAATGTCAAATGCAATGATGAAGAAAAAGGCAGGTGCTGGTCGAGGAGGTTCCACTGTTACGGGGACAGATGCAGACTTACGTAGATTGAGCATGGAGGCTGCAAGAGAG GTGCTTCTGAAGTTCAATGTACCTGACGAGCAGATTGCAAAACAGACAAGGTGGCATCGTATTGCCATGATACGCAAGCTATCAAGTGAACAAGCTTCATGTGGGGTCAAGGTTGATCCAACAACTATCAGCAAGTATGCACGTGGCCAACGAATGTCCTTTCTTCAGCTGCAACAACAGACAAGAGAAAAGTGCCAAGAAATTTGGGATCGCCAAGTTCAATCTCTTTCAGCATTGGAtggtgatgaaattgaaagtgatTCTGAAGCAAATAGTGATCTGGATTCCTTTGCCGGAGACCTAGAAAACTTGCTTGATGCAGAGGAATTTGAAGGGGACGAAAGTAATTATGAGTCTAAGCATGACAAAGGAGATTGTGTAAAGGGGATAAAAATGAGAAGACGCCCATCACAAGCTCAGGCAGAAGAAGAATTTGAAGATGAAGCTGCTGAGGCTGCTGAACTATGCAGATTGCTTATGGATG ATGATGAGGCTgggcagaaaaagaaaaagaaaataaaaactggTGGTCTTAATGCAGTATTGGCACCTAAAAAACCAAGTTTTGTTGACAATGTTCACCGGGGtaagaaaatgaacaaaaccCAACCCAGTGGATCATATACGCCTAAAGAGAACAGCATCAGAGACTCAAAGGAG GTAGAAACACTGTTTATGAAAGGGAAAGCATCTGAGAAGGTGAATACAGTGAAAAAGAACGTCGGCATCTCTAACACGCCTCCATTGAAAGCAAAAGTAATAATGGCAGATGGACTTAATCAC attttcaaggaaaagaaatcaGCAAGAGAGAAATTCGTATGTGGAGCATGTGGACAG ctaGGACACATGAAGACCAATAAAAACTGCCCTAAGTATGGAAAGGAGCCTGAAACACCGGTAGAAACTACAGATTTGGAAAAGGCTTCCCGAAAATCCACTTCTCAGGATCTCTTGAATGTGTCCCAGCATAAGTTGCAGAAGAAAAGGATGGTCTCCAAAAGTGCAACCAAAGTTGAAGTTTCCGAGGGTGAGAAATCTAGTTTAGCAAAATCTCTTCCAGTGAAGTTCAAGTGTGGTTCCACGGAGAAATTCTCTGATAAACCTGCTGATGGAGCTGCAGATCATTCCGATCAACCTACAACTTCCGATGTCCGACCAGTCAGTTCTGATATTGATACTGGGAGTAGGTCTACTGCTAAggttaataaaatcaaaatttttaacaaGGCGAAACCTGAAAACATACAGGTTGAATCACATAAGCCCTCTATTGTGATACGACCTCCAATGGATATAGAGAGAAGCCAAATTGAATCACATAAGCCCTCTATTGTTATACGACCGCCAACATACAGAGACAGAAATCATGTTGATCCTCATAAACCCTCCATTGTGATACGTCCACCAGCTGAGAAAGATAGAGAAAAGactcaaaagaaaattgttatCAAACAGTCCAAAGAGATTATTGATCCGGACAGGGTCAGTCAGGATGGAAGAACTGGTCGTGAGCATCGGAAGACTAAAAAAATTGCTGAACTATCCAGTTTTGAGAAGCATGGTAAAACCATGCATTTTTCCAGAGAGTCAGCTAAGAGAAAAGCCGAGGACAGAAGCTGGTGGGAAGaggaggagaagaggagaacTGCTGAGAgactgagagaagagagagcAAGGAGGATTTATGCAGAAGAAATGAGGTCACTTGAAGAACAGGAAAAATTAGCTGACATTAAAAGATACACTGAAACCATCAGATGGGATTGGGATGAAGAAGAACGCCAAAAagctaagaagaagaagaagaagatgaagatgaaaaagCCCGAAATCAGTGATGATTACTTGGATGACTACAGGGGAGCTAGAAATGGCAGAAGGATGCCAGAAAGAGATCGGGGTGCAAAAAGGCGACCTGTTGTTGATGTGGGGACATATGGTGCTGATTATACCCCAGCAACAAAGCGTCGTAGAGTTGGAGAG GTTGGCTTGGCAAACATCTTGGAAGGTATTGTGGATGCCCTTAAAGATAGGGTAGAAGTGTCCTATCTTTTCTTGAAACCTGTCCCCAAGAAGGAGGCTCCTGATTACTTGGACATCATAAAACGCCCCATGGATCTTTCAACTATTAGGGACAAGGCGAGGAAGATGGAATACAAGGATCGAAATGAGTTCAGACACGATATGTGGCAGATTGCCTACAATGCCCATGTATACAACGACGGGCGGAACCCTGGTATTCCTCCTCTTGCAGACCAGCTTTTGGAACTTTGTGATTACCTGTTGATGGAGAAACAGGAGAGCTTATCTGAAGCTGAAGCTGGTATTTGA